A single window of Ferrimonas balearica DSM 9799 DNA harbors:
- a CDS encoding HlyD family secretion protein produces MKKPLIAVLALGLVGASALYYGIGSSGVSTDNAYVKADLTLIAPQVSGQVVGVAVSDNQWVEQGDELFRLDDRDYRAALSQAQAAVALADAGLASNDSRTALQRVQIEQARAQIASAEANASLQQAELKRYRQLVTSGSVSQTQFDVQSARAVEAQTGLDNARLALKAAEQQLATLASERVQLEAQRQQAEAQHQLSAIALERTIIRAPMAGRVANRQVQIGKLVQPGMAALTLVPEAVWLEANFKETQLAQMAAGQAVEVVLDGYPDQPISGEVDSVTHATGAQFSLLPPQNATGNFVKVVQRVPVKIRLQLPAELKDRVYPGLSATVTVKP; encoded by the coding sequence ATGAAAAAGCCGTTGATCGCCGTGTTGGCACTGGGTTTGGTGGGGGCCTCCGCCCTCTATTACGGCATCGGGAGTTCCGGTGTCTCTACCGATAACGCTTATGTGAAAGCGGATCTGACGCTGATCGCGCCGCAGGTGAGCGGCCAGGTGGTTGGGGTGGCGGTCAGCGACAACCAGTGGGTGGAGCAGGGCGACGAATTGTTCCGGCTGGACGACCGGGATTACCGTGCCGCCCTCAGTCAGGCGCAAGCCGCCGTTGCCCTGGCGGATGCCGGGCTGGCCAGCAACGACAGCCGTACCGCCCTGCAGCGGGTGCAGATTGAGCAGGCCCGGGCCCAGATCGCCAGCGCCGAAGCCAATGCCAGCTTGCAGCAGGCGGAACTGAAGCGTTACCGCCAGTTGGTGACGTCCGGCTCGGTCAGCCAGACCCAGTTTGATGTGCAGTCCGCCCGCGCGGTGGAGGCCCAAACCGGGCTGGATAACGCCCGCCTGGCACTGAAGGCAGCCGAGCAGCAACTGGCCACCCTGGCCAGTGAGCGGGTGCAGTTGGAGGCCCAGCGTCAGCAGGCCGAGGCACAACATCAGCTCAGCGCTATCGCATTGGAGCGCACCATTATCCGCGCGCCGATGGCAGGCCGTGTCGCCAATCGCCAGGTGCAGATCGGCAAGCTGGTGCAGCCGGGCATGGCAGCGCTGACCCTGGTGCCGGAGGCGGTATGGCTGGAAGCCAACTTTAAAGAGACCCAGCTGGCACAGATGGCTGCGGGGCAAGCGGTGGAAGTGGTGCTGGACGGTTACCCTGATCAGCCCATCAGCGGCGAAGTGGATTCCGTGACCCACGCCACCGGGGCCCAGTTCAGCCTGTTGCCGCCGCAAAACGCCACCGGCAACTTCGTCAAAGTGGTGCAGCGGGTGCCGGTCAAAATCCGGCTGCAACTGCCTGCCGAACTGAAGGATCGGGTCTATCCCGGTTTGTCGGCCACGGTTACTGTTAAGCCCTGA
- a CDS encoding TetR/AcrR family transcriptional regulator produces the protein MRPTTQAKQQKILEVATEQFLSQGYKDTSLDQIVALTGGSKQTLYRYFGNKEGLFEAVLNLHTQRVAERFRFDPDSSAPVARQLADFGHLYLVQICTQPMVGLLRIIASDFSQHPEMATTFWQGCPQHCHRLLSQFLASDRVATELAIDDPNFAGDQLRALIKRDHHTLALLGKPLPDKAELDVEIQLAVATFMRLYRR, from the coding sequence ATGCGCCCGACCACCCAGGCCAAACAACAGAAGATCCTTGAGGTCGCCACCGAACAGTTCCTGAGCCAAGGCTACAAGGACACCTCGCTGGACCAGATCGTCGCCCTGACCGGCGGTTCCAAGCAGACCCTTTATCGTTACTTCGGCAACAAAGAGGGGTTGTTTGAGGCGGTGCTGAATCTGCATACCCAACGCGTCGCTGAGCGGTTCCGCTTCGACCCGGACAGCTCCGCGCCAGTCGCCCGGCAGTTGGCGGACTTTGGCCACCTGTATCTGGTCCAGATCTGCACTCAGCCGATGGTGGGGTTGCTGCGCATCATCGCCTCCGACTTCAGTCAGCACCCGGAGATGGCCACCACCTTCTGGCAAGGCTGTCCACAGCACTGCCACAGACTGCTGAGCCAGTTTCTGGCCTCAGACCGGGTGGCCACTGAGTTGGCGATTGATGACCCGAATTTTGCCGGCGATCAGCTTCGGGCCCTGATTAAGCGTGATCATCACACTCTGGCGCTACTGGGCAAGCCGTTGCCAGACAAAGCCGAGCTCGATGTTGAGATCCAGCTCGCCGTTGCAACCTTTATGCGGCTTTACCGGCGCTGA
- a CDS encoding MFS transporter: MTLRERGPWLGLVGLALLVALAYGLSSALFSSVSPQMAVTLGLSADELSLLNIGFTGAQLVGLLLAPLLVRRQGANDALRTGTLLGLAGSLLLLWSVSPIGASVAWALLGLGGSTVLVALNLILLARFSYRAMTLVLAATLVFTTYLPMGFYPWLLAEMADHLDWQLAALVMAAGYALVLTLLTHLSVPETVLQPASKSPPWFYLLAGTALVMLTAALMRGGHYNWFDHPGFRVLAGATALLCVSVLMLFLGRGWPSRARQVLAELKTSVYLYNAFLAGFAVMASGALVGGFLGQVMGYNGINSGWVQLPALAAMLAGMAVSVLGANQSRVPSDAIVPVGVVMILISMAQLSGLPNHVAPEHLVGPLALRGFGVGLLNASVTLAVMAHFAPDERPEGVALFYLFRTLGSVIGGAVFGRVIQVGSASAMTELARPLADGNTATIAFEQAMSAALHSQGIVPNSALLASQLSATLKLEVGSLALSNALLAFLVAIGMLAPVLLAGKAMVARKQAALSAGKAA; the protein is encoded by the coding sequence ATGACCCTTCGCGAACGTGGGCCATGGCTGGGATTGGTCGGACTGGCACTGCTGGTGGCACTGGCCTATGGCCTGAGCTCGGCACTGTTCTCCTCGGTATCACCCCAGATGGCGGTAACGCTCGGGCTGTCAGCGGATGAGCTGAGCCTGCTCAATATCGGTTTTACCGGCGCGCAACTGGTGGGGCTGCTGCTGGCGCCCTTACTGGTGCGTCGACAAGGCGCCAATGATGCGCTGCGCACCGGTACCCTGCTGGGACTGGCGGGCAGCTTGTTGTTGCTGTGGAGCGTAAGTCCCATCGGCGCCTCAGTGGCCTGGGCGCTGCTGGGGCTGGGCGGCAGCACGGTGCTGGTGGCCCTGAATCTGATACTGCTGGCACGCTTCTCCTATCGCGCCATGACGCTGGTGCTGGCGGCAACGCTGGTGTTCACCACCTATCTGCCGATGGGGTTTTACCCCTGGCTGCTGGCCGAGATGGCGGACCACCTGGACTGGCAGCTGGCGGCGCTGGTGATGGCGGCGGGTTACGCGTTGGTGCTGACGCTGCTGACCCATCTCTCGGTGCCGGAAACCGTCCTGCAGCCGGCCAGCAAATCCCCGCCGTGGTTCTATCTTCTGGCTGGTACCGCGCTGGTGATGCTGACCGCCGCATTGATGCGGGGGGGTCATTACAACTGGTTTGATCACCCCGGTTTTCGTGTGTTGGCCGGGGCAACTGCGCTGCTTTGCGTCAGTGTGCTGATGCTGTTTCTGGGGCGCGGCTGGCCCAGCCGTGCCCGCCAGGTGCTGGCGGAATTAAAGACCTCGGTTTATCTGTACAACGCCTTTCTGGCGGGGTTTGCGGTGATGGCCAGTGGCGCGCTGGTGGGGGGCTTTCTCGGTCAGGTGATGGGCTACAACGGCATCAACAGCGGTTGGGTGCAGTTACCGGCGCTGGCAGCGATGCTGGCTGGGATGGCCGTCAGTGTATTGGGGGCCAATCAGAGTCGGGTGCCCAGTGACGCCATTGTGCCGGTTGGGGTGGTGATGATCCTGATATCGATGGCTCAGCTGTCCGGCCTGCCCAACCACGTTGCGCCGGAGCATCTGGTCGGGCCGTTGGCGCTGCGGGGCTTTGGTGTGGGCCTGCTTAATGCTTCTGTCACGCTGGCGGTGATGGCGCACTTTGCGCCTGATGAACGGCCGGAAGGCGTGGCGCTGTTCTACCTGTTCCGTACTTTGGGCAGCGTGATTGGCGGGGCGGTGTTTGGTCGGGTTATCCAGGTGGGTAGCGCCTCCGCCATGACCGAACTGGCGCGACCTTTGGCCGACGGCAACACCGCCACCATCGCTTTTGAACAGGCGATGTCCGCAGCGCTGCACAGTCAGGGCATTGTCCCCAACTCGGCGCTGTTGGCGAGTCAGTTATCTGCCACCTTAAAGCTGGAGGTGGGGTCGCTGGCCCTGAGCAACGCCCTGTTGGCCTTCCTGGTGGCCATCGGGATGTTGGCGCCGGTGCTGCTGGCGGGTAAGGCGATGGTGGCGCGAAAGCAGGCGGCGCTCAGCGCCGGTAAAGCCGCATAA
- a CDS encoding sterol desaturase family protein: MSWWDSLSNHFLSQNLLALAGYLTDANKRIYLGYLLGALVLALPLFWRSNAHKTPGGLFRFLFPAHIYRHRSTRHDVGLWVINRLIRVGLLAPVVLTMVPIALGTTELLEWAFGTFTPLAWSATTITALFTLALFVADDFSRFFLHWLMHRIPVLWDFHKVHHSAEVLTPMTIYRSHPLESYLYACRMALTQGIVVGLGYYLFGPVLTMQDILGANVFVFLFNVMGSNLRHSHLWLSWGDRLEDWFISPAQHQVHHSAERRHWDTNMGSALAIWDRMWGTLVKASDAGEFRIGSGDDKPGHDTLLGLYLTPFKDAFRRLRPWLSHRPNPH; encoded by the coding sequence ATGTCGTGGTGGGACAGCCTCAGCAATCACTTTCTCAGCCAGAACCTGTTGGCGCTGGCCGGTTACCTGACCGACGCTAATAAGCGCATCTACCTCGGCTACCTGCTGGGGGCGCTGGTGCTGGCCCTGCCGCTGTTCTGGCGCAGCAACGCCCACAAAACCCCCGGGGGGCTGTTTCGCTTTCTGTTCCCCGCCCACATCTATCGTCATCGTTCCACCCGCCACGATGTCGGCCTGTGGGTGATCAACCGGCTTATCCGGGTCGGCCTGCTGGCGCCGGTGGTGCTGACCATGGTGCCCATCGCACTGGGCACCACCGAACTGCTGGAGTGGGCCTTTGGCACCTTCACCCCACTGGCCTGGTCGGCCACCACCATCACCGCCCTGTTTACCCTGGCACTGTTTGTCGCCGACGATTTTTCCCGCTTCTTTCTGCACTGGCTGATGCACCGGATACCGGTACTGTGGGACTTTCACAAGGTGCACCACAGCGCCGAAGTGCTGACCCCCATGACCATCTACCGCAGTCATCCGCTGGAGAGCTACCTGTACGCCTGCCGCATGGCCCTGACCCAGGGCATCGTGGTGGGATTGGGCTACTACCTGTTTGGCCCGGTGCTGACGATGCAGGACATCCTCGGCGCCAACGTCTTTGTATTTCTGTTTAACGTGATGGGCTCCAACCTGCGCCACAGCCACCTCTGGCTCAGCTGGGGAGACAGACTGGAAGACTGGTTTATCAGCCCGGCCCAGCACCAGGTCCACCACAGCGCTGAGCGGCGCCACTGGGACACCAATATGGGCTCCGCCCTCGCCATCTGGGACCGGATGTGGGGCACATTGGTAAAAGCCTCAGACGCGGGAGAGTTCCGCATCGGTTCCGGTGACGACAAGCCCGGCCACGACACGCTGTTGGGGCTCTACCTGACCCCCTTTAAAGACGCGTTTCGGCGGTTACGTCCGTGGTTATCACACCGCCCCAATCCCCACTAA
- a CDS encoding DUF2750 domain-containing protein, with protein sequence MSDALTQEQINAFYSLDSQGRYDHLVEAARASQSLYTLADDQGCVLINTGQEQCLLVWHDPTLVENWIKDDYANCHAMTIALPDFIEKWAPGMAKDGFEVGVAPSLAGEAIVVSAEELAADLG encoded by the coding sequence ATGTCTGACGCATTGACCCAAGAGCAGATCAACGCTTTTTACAGCCTCGACAGCCAGGGCCGCTATGACCATCTGGTGGAGGCCGCCAGGGCCAGCCAGAGCCTGTACACCCTGGCCGATGACCAGGGCTGTGTGCTGATCAACACCGGCCAGGAGCAGTGCCTGCTGGTCTGGCACGACCCGACTCTGGTAGAGAACTGGATCAAGGATGACTACGCCAACTGCCACGCCATGACCATCGCCCTGCCGGACTTTATCGAGAAGTGGGCGCCGGGTATGGCCAAAGACGGCTTTGAAGTGGGCGTTGCTCCGAGCCTGGCCGGCGAAGCCATCGTGGTCAGCGCCGAAGAGCTGGCCGCCGACCTCGGCTGA
- the pxpB gene encoding 5-oxoprolinase subunit PxpB gives MAFEMVPLGDSALLVTCAEPKLDWVALGHRIRALPECLDAVPAYRSLTLHFASTLPDPEGRFGPALGVAIAALLKHPPKPTDAAQHILPVCYHPSLAPDLDAVARHCGLTTDEVIARHSAPLYRVAFLGFAPGFPFLTGLDPSLNAPRHATPRQSVRAGSVGIAGNQTGIYPAASPGGWQLIGCCPLPLIHFNQDPPTRLQPGDQLRLEPITLARFHELLEAQP, from the coding sequence ATGGCTTTCGAGATGGTTCCGCTGGGGGACAGCGCCCTGCTGGTGACCTGTGCCGAACCCAAGCTGGATTGGGTGGCCCTTGGCCATCGCATCCGTGCCCTGCCGGAGTGCCTTGATGCCGTGCCGGCCTACCGAAGTCTGACCCTGCATTTCGCCAGCACTCTGCCCGATCCGGAAGGCCGCTTCGGCCCCGCCCTGGGTGTCGCCATTGCCGCGTTGCTAAAACACCCTCCCAAGCCCACCGACGCCGCACAGCACATCCTGCCGGTCTGCTACCACCCCAGTCTGGCGCCTGACCTCGATGCCGTCGCCCGCCACTGCGGGCTGACCACCGACGAAGTGATCGCTCGCCACAGCGCGCCGCTTTATCGGGTGGCGTTTCTTGGCTTTGCCCCGGGCTTTCCCTTCTTAACCGGTCTGGACCCCAGCCTGAATGCGCCGCGTCACGCCACGCCGAGACAATCGGTGCGCGCCGGATCCGTGGGCATCGCCGGCAACCAGACCGGCATCTACCCCGCCGCCAGTCCCGGTGGCTGGCAGCTTATCGGCTGCTGCCCCCTGCCGCTGATTCACTTCAATCAGGACCCGCCAACCCGACTGCAACCCGGTGACCAGTTGCGACTGGAGCCCATCACGCTGGCGCGCTTCCATGAACTGCTGGAGGCACAGCCATGA
- a CDS encoding inosine/guanosine kinase yields MKFPGQRKSKHYFPVESRDPLTNELNPVIQPRHTHITGIDQTLVDIEAHVDEEFIARHGLKKGNSMLIDDAAAHVLYEELQQQNLITEEFAGGTIGNTLHNYSTLADSRSVMFGVMSRNIQIGSYAYRYLCNTSSRVDLNQLQPVDGPIGRCFTLVTECGERTFAISKGCMDKLTPEYIDENLVKTGSALVLTAYLMRAGDDPITDAAMTAIHYAHEADVPVVLTLGTRFLIEQDPQFWRDFIADHVTVLAMNEEEAEALTGHADPLLACDQALEWCELILCTAGPSGLYMAGWTEEDSKRETSHMLLPGAIPEFNQYEFSRPMTRAQCEKPMKVYSHIAPFMGGPEKISNTNGAGDGALSALLHDMAANDYHKLNLPQSRKHHISGLCYSSFAQICKYANRVSYEVLAQYSPRLSRGLPEREDSLEEAYWER; encoded by the coding sequence ATGAAATTCCCCGGTCAACGCAAGTCCAAGCACTATTTCCCCGTCGAGTCTCGGGACCCGCTCACCAATGAGCTGAACCCTGTGATTCAACCACGTCACACCCACATTACCGGCATCGACCAGACTCTGGTGGACATCGAAGCCCACGTGGACGAGGAATTCATCGCCCGTCATGGCCTCAAGAAAGGCAACTCCATGCTGATCGACGATGCCGCTGCTCACGTGCTCTATGAAGAGCTGCAGCAGCAGAATCTGATCACCGAAGAGTTTGCCGGCGGCACCATCGGTAACACCCTGCACAACTACTCCACCCTGGCGGACTCCCGCTCGGTGATGTTCGGGGTGATGAGCCGCAATATCCAGATCGGTTCCTACGCCTACCGCTATCTGTGCAACACCTCCTCCCGGGTGGACCTGAATCAGCTGCAACCTGTGGATGGTCCGATTGGCCGTTGCTTTACCCTGGTGACCGAGTGTGGCGAACGCACCTTTGCCATCTCCAAGGGGTGCATGGACAAACTGACCCCTGAGTACATCGATGAAAATCTGGTGAAAACCGGTTCCGCACTGGTGCTGACCGCCTACCTGATGCGCGCCGGTGATGATCCGATCACCGATGCTGCCATGACCGCCATCCACTACGCCCACGAAGCGGATGTGCCGGTGGTGCTGACCCTGGGTACTCGCTTCCTGATTGAGCAGGACCCGCAGTTCTGGCGCGACTTTATCGCTGACCACGTGACCGTACTGGCGATGAATGAAGAGGAAGCGGAAGCCCTGACCGGCCATGCCGACCCGCTGCTGGCCTGTGACCAGGCCCTGGAGTGGTGTGAGCTGATCCTGTGCACCGCCGGTCCCAGCGGCCTCTACATGGCGGGCTGGACCGAAGAGGACAGCAAGCGTGAAACCAGCCACATGCTGCTGCCCGGCGCGATTCCGGAGTTTAACCAGTATGAGTTCTCCCGCCCGATGACCCGCGCCCAGTGTGAGAAGCCGATGAAGGTGTACTCCCACATTGCGCCGTTTATGGGTGGTCCGGAGAAGATCAGCAACACCAATGGTGCCGGTGATGGCGCGCTGTCTGCCCTGTTGCACGACATGGCCGCCAACGACTACCACAAGCTGAACCTGCCGCAGTCCCGCAAGCACCACATTTCGGGTCTGTGCTACTCCTCGTTTGCCCAGATCTGTAAATACGCCAACCGGGTAAGCTACGAGGTGCTGGCGCAGTACAGCCCGCGCTTGTCCCGCGGTCTGCCGGAGCGCGAGGACAGCCTGGAAGAGGCCTACTGGGAGCGTTAA
- a CDS encoding LysR family transcriptional regulator, producing MSLTHQLQLFHDVVQQGSFTKAAALHQMDNSALSKQIKKLEASLGVQLLNRSTRSFSLTSAGEEILAQTSVLMETLDQIQSIADAYQSEPKGILKITAPVFFGQVYLQPVVARFMQRYPAVQINLTLDDRRAHLIADRYDLAFRVGKLVDSNLIARKLANTNFALLASRDFIERHGLPHTPEALLALPAVIYSNGDLTLDQLVMSEQPHSEVMKRHRMRGNLKVSDIRTMMDAVEAGLGYGLVDLFHLERPISDTGLVPLLTDYRLSTLDTGIYALYPHRKQTPLVTEFIRHVAQYLGNPPFWEQHIPGYNDI from the coding sequence ATGTCACTGACTCATCAACTGCAACTGTTTCACGATGTGGTGCAGCAGGGCTCCTTTACCAAAGCCGCTGCCCTCCACCAGATGGACAACTCGGCGCTGTCCAAGCAGATCAAGAAGCTCGAAGCGAGCCTCGGCGTGCAGTTGCTTAATCGCTCCACCCGCTCCTTTTCGCTGACTTCAGCGGGGGAGGAGATCCTGGCCCAGACCTCAGTACTGATGGAAACCCTGGACCAGATCCAGAGCATCGCCGACGCTTACCAGTCCGAGCCAAAGGGGATCCTCAAGATCACTGCGCCGGTGTTTTTCGGCCAGGTCTACCTGCAACCGGTGGTCGCCCGGTTTATGCAGCGCTACCCGGCGGTGCAGATCAACCTGACTCTGGATGACCGCCGGGCGCACCTGATTGCCGACCGCTACGACCTGGCATTCCGGGTCGGCAAACTGGTGGATTCCAACCTGATTGCCCGCAAGTTGGCCAACACCAACTTTGCTTTGCTGGCGTCCCGGGACTTTATCGAACGCCACGGCCTGCCCCATACCCCTGAGGCGCTGCTGGCGCTGCCCGCCGTGATCTACAGCAACGGCGACCTTACCCTGGACCAGCTGGTGATGAGCGAGCAGCCTCACAGTGAGGTGATGAAGCGGCACCGGATGCGGGGCAATCTGAAGGTCAGTGACATTCGCACCATGATGGACGCGGTGGAAGCGGGGCTGGGCTATGGCCTGGTGGACCTGTTTCATCTGGAGCGGCCCATATCCGACACCGGGCTGGTGCCGCTGTTGACCGACTATCGCCTGTCCACTCTGGATACCGGCATCTACGCCCTGTACCCCCACCGCAAGCAGACCCCGCTGGTGACAGAGTTTATCCGTCATGTGGCGCAGTACCTGGGCAACCCGCCATTTTGGGAGCAGCATATTCCCGGGTATAACGATATTTAA
- a CDS encoding inosine/guanosine kinase produces MKFPGQRNQKHYFPVEARDPETLEPQIQPKRTHICGIAQTLVDIEARVDDELITRHNLVKGNSVLINDDAANALYRELKERELIVEEHAGGTIGNTLHNFATLSNERAVLFAVMERQIEIGSYAYKYLSNTSSKVDVSYLQPVDGPIGRCFTLITPCGERSFAISKGAMDKLEPSAIRPDLVREAGALVFASYLMRSADGDNIDQAALVAMAEAKANKVPVVLTLGTRFLIEQDPQFWRDFIAEHVTVLAMNEEEAEALTGHRDPIKACEAALEWCDLVLCTVGPEGLYTAGYSDRLQLRETEYELRNGSVPAFNRYEFSRPMRREDCAEPVKIYSHIAPYLGGPLAILNTNGAGDGALAALLHDMAANRYHKLNVPGSSKHAYDALCYSSFSQICKYANRVSYEVLIQHSPRLSRALPEREDSLEEAYWER; encoded by the coding sequence ATGAAATTTCCCGGTCAACGCAATCAAAAGCACTATTTCCCGGTGGAAGCCCGGGACCCCGAAACGCTGGAACCCCAAATCCAGCCCAAGCGCACGCACATCTGTGGCATTGCCCAGACTCTGGTGGACATTGAAGCCCGGGTCGATGATGAGCTGATCACCCGGCACAACCTGGTGAAAGGCAACTCGGTATTGATCAACGACGATGCCGCCAACGCCCTGTACCGTGAGCTGAAAGAGCGCGAGTTGATTGTCGAGGAGCACGCCGGTGGCACCATCGGCAACACCCTGCACAACTTTGCCACCCTCTCCAATGAGCGCGCCGTGCTGTTCGCGGTGATGGAGCGCCAGATCGAGATCGGCTCCTACGCCTACAAATACCTCAGCAACACCTCCTCCAAGGTGGACGTCAGCTACCTGCAACCGGTGGATGGCCCCATCGGCCGCTGCTTTACCCTGATCACCCCATGTGGCGAACGCAGCTTTGCCATCTCCAAAGGGGCCATGGACAAGCTCGAGCCCAGCGCCATCCGTCCCGACCTGGTGCGGGAAGCCGGTGCTCTGGTGTTTGCCTCCTACCTGATGCGTTCCGCCGACGGCGACAACATCGATCAGGCAGCGCTGGTGGCGATGGCGGAAGCCAAAGCCAACAAGGTGCCGGTGGTGCTGACCTTGGGCACCCGCTTCCTGATTGAGCAGGACCCGCAGTTCTGGCGCGACTTTATCGCCGAGCACGTGACCGTGCTGGCGATGAACGAAGAGGAAGCGGAAGCCCTGACCGGCCACCGAGACCCGATCAAAGCCTGTGAAGCCGCATTGGAGTGGTGTGATCTGGTGCTCTGCACCGTCGGCCCGGAAGGGCTCTATACCGCCGGCTACAGTGACCGCCTGCAGCTGCGGGAAACGGAGTATGAACTGCGTAATGGCAGCGTCCCGGCGTTCAACCGTTATGAGTTTTCCCGCCCGATGCGGCGTGAAGACTGCGCGGAGCCGGTGAAGATCTACTCCCACATCGCCCCCTACCTGGGCGGCCCGCTGGCGATCCTCAACACCAACGGTGCCGGAGACGGCGCGCTGGCGGCCCTGCTGCACGATATGGCGGCCAACCGCTACCACAAGCTCAATGTGCCGGGCTCCAGCAAGCACGCTTACGACGCGCTGTGCTACTCCTCGTTTTCGCAGATCTGTAAGTATGCCAACCGGGTCAGCTACGAAGTGCTGATCCAGCACAGTCCACGCCTATCCCGCGCCCTGCCGGAGCGGGAAGACAGTCTGGAAGAGGCCTACTGGGAGCGTTAA